The window GGGTTACTCTGAATAAAATACAGGAGACTCTGTATCTGGTTCAAGCACAGGCGCCTTTTAATGGTAGCAAAAATAAACGGTGGAAGTCCAGCAGGCAGAATTGTTTTATTCGTTATTCTGTTCACAGGGTAAGCGGGTAGGAGCTTTCAATCCGGTGATCAGCACCTTTTCCGGTCAGGTGGCTTGAATAGAGGTGGAAGGTGTTAATTTCACAGGGTGGGGTTTCAAAAAGACTGTGACTGGCGAGATAATCGGCCAGTCTTAGACCCCGGGGAGGGGTCTTGAATCTGGCTATCGTAATATGTGGTGAAAACTTGCGCTTCTCTGAATTCAGGCCCATTCGTACAAGTGAAGACTCAATCCGTTTCCGTAGAAACCTCACCTGTTCATCGGGGCTGATCCCGAGCCACAGCACCTTGGGCTCACGCCGCGGCGGGAAGTGGCCAAGGCCCGTGACCCTAATCTGAAATGGCGTCCCCTTTATTCCGGCAAGGGTATCGCGAATTTCACGGAAAATGGCGCCGTCAACCTCGCCGATGAAGCGCAGGGTAAGATGGATCTGCGCGGCCGGAACCCAGCGCGCATCAGGCAATCCGTCACAGATGGAACGAATGAGTTCCCTCTGTGGTTCGGGAAGATCTATGGCAACAAAAAGTCTGGGCATAACATATTCTGTCAGTATTTGGCGTTGGGGGATTTTACCATAGCAAAGGAAGACTTGTGATAATTTTTCGCGGTTTCGCGCGTATTGACAAGCTGTACACGATGTAATACCCTGCTTGTTCCAATGAACAATCGGTAATATTTCAATTCTCACTGAAGGGGATGTATCAGGGCGATGGTGACTGGCGGAAAAATTTGTGTGTCGATATTTGCCAGTGATCCCGACCGGGCGCTGGCCGCCGCTGTCAGTGCGGGCGAGGCAGCCGATCTTGTCGAATTGCGCCTTGATGCCATGGAAGTTCCAGACCCCGCCTTTTTCCTGTCCAGGCTTGAGACTCCGGTCCTGATCACCTGTCGCCCGGAATGGGAAGGCGGCTGCTTCAGGGGAAGCGAGGTAGAACGGCGGGATATACTGATGGCAGCGATCAGAGATGGTGCTGCGTATGTTGATATTGAATTGAAAACGGCTGTGGAGATGAGGCAATTGCTGCTTGCTGCCGCCAAGGAAAAGGGCGTCAAGTCCATTGTCTCCTGGCATGATTTCAAGACAACGGCATCAGCGAAAGCCCTTGAATCGATTTTTCAGGAGCAGTGCCGGACCGGTGCTGATGTGGGTAAAATAGTTACCACGGCGCGGGATTTCAGGGATGTTTTGCGGGTTCTCGGGCTGCAGGAACTTTCCCATGAAACCGGTTTCCCGCTCTGTGCCTTCTGCATGGGAAAGGCAGGAGTCATCAGCCGGATTGCCACCCTGGAGATGGGCGGTTTCATGAGTTATGCCGCTGCCGATGACGGGCAGCCCGCTGCTCCCGGGCAATTATCCGTTTCTGTAATGCGCAGGATCATGGAGGCTCTTGCAGATGGGCGGGATTGACGGCAGCACCGGAATATACGGAATCATGGGGTTCCCGGTCAGCCACACCTTGAGTCCGGCCATGCACAACCGGGCCTTTGCTGAGCGTGGGCTGAATAATGTCTATGTTCCCTTTGCCGTCGAGGATGTTGCCGGAGCGCTGCAGGGGTTTCGGGTTCTCGGGATCCGGGGTTTGAGTGTGACAGTGCCGTACAAGGAGCAGGTCATTCCGTTTCTCGACGAGATTGATCCGGTGGCGGCCAGGATAGGAGCGGTCAACACCCTGGTTGTTGATGGAAAGAAAATCAGGGGGCTGAA of the Pseudomonadota bacterium genome contains:
- the aroD gene encoding type I 3-dehydroquinate dehydratase, with the protein product MSIFASDPDRALAAAVSAGEAADLVELRLDAMEVPDPAFFLSRLETPVLITCRPEWEGGCFRGSEVERRDILMAAIRDGAAYVDIELKTAVEMRQLLLAAAKEKGVKSIVSWHDFKTTASAKALESIFQEQCRTGADVGKIVTTARDFRDVLRVLGLQELSHETGFPLCAFCMGKAGVISRIATLEMGGFMSYAAADDGQPAAPGQLSVSVMRRIMEALADGRD
- the thpR gene encoding RNA 2',3'-cyclic phosphodiesterase — protein: MPRLFVAIDLPEPQRELIRSICDGLPDARWVPAAQIHLTLRFIGEVDGAIFREIRDTLAGIKGTPFQIRVTGLGHFPPRREPKVLWLGISPDEQVRFLRKRIESSLVRMGLNSEKRKFSPHITIARFKTPPRGLRLADYLASHSLFETPPCEINTFHLYSSHLTGKGADHRIESSYPLTL